The sequence CATGCGGGAGCGGGTGGCCCTGCTCGGCGGGACCTTCGGGGCGGGGGCCGAACCGGGCCGCGACGGCACGATGATCTGGCGGGTGCGGGCCGAACTGCCCGTACGGGAGAGGGAGGTGCGGGCATGACGATCCGGGTACTGGTGGCGGAGGACCAGGCGGCCGTGCGCGCGGGGCTCGTGCTGATCCTCTCCAGCGCACCGGACATCGAGGTCGCCGGAGAGGCGGGGGACGGCGAGGAGGCGGTGCGCCTGGCCGCTGAACTCCGGCCGGATCTCGTCCTGATGGACGTGCAGATGCCCCGGCTGGACGGCGTGTCGGCGACCCGGCAGGTGGTGGCCCGGGAGCTGGCGGACGTCCTCGTGCTGACCACCTTCGATCTGGACGAGTACGTCTTCGGGGCGCTGCGCGCGGGCGCCGCCGGTTTCCTGCTGAAGAACACCGACGCCCGCGAACTGCTGGAGGCGGTGCGGACGGTGGCGCGCGGCGAGGGACTGATCGCCCCGGCGGTGACCCGTCGGCTGATCGCCGAGTTCGCCGGAGCAGGAACGGGAACGGGCGCGGCCGGCGGAGGCGTACGGGAGCGGAGCACGGTCGATCCGGCGGTGCTGGAGGCGCTGGAGGCTCTCACCCGGCGCGAGCGTGAAGTGCTGGGGTGTCTGGGCGAGGGGCTGTCCAACGCGGAGATCGCGCTGCGGCTGTCGATGGCCGAGGCCACGGTGAAGACGCACGTCAGCAGGCTGCTGGGCAAGCTGAAGCTGCGCAGCAGGGTTCAGGCGGCGGTGCTGGCACAGGAGTTGGGGATCTGATCTGGGACCCGATCTTTGGTCCAGACCTCTTGACGGTTGGTCCAGACCTTTCTAGTGTCACCGGACACACTGCGGTGAGTACGAGAGCACCCGTACTCAGGGCGGCGCAGGGTTGCAGTCCACGAATCACCCCCGTTTGTTGGACCTCACCCGAGGAGCACCCTTGAGCACAGAATCCCCCCAACGCCGTTCCAGATTCCGATGGATGCCCGGTGTCAGCGGCAGATCCAAGGTCGTCGCGGGCCTGACCGCGCTGGTCGTGCCGCTGGCCGCGATGGTGGGGCTCGCCACCCCCGCCTCGGCAGCCGCGTCGGCCACGGCCACGTACACCAAGAAGTCGGACTGGGGCAGCGGCTTCGAGGGCCAGTGGACGGTGAAGAACACCGGCACCACCGCGCTCTCCTCCTGGACCATCGAGTGGGACTTCCCCTCGGGCACCTCCGTCGGCTCGGCCTGGGACGCCTCCGTCACCAGCAGCGGCACCCACTGGACCGCCAAGAACCTCTCGTGGAACGGGACCGTCGCGCCCGGCGCCAGCGTCAGCTTCGGCTTCAACGGCAGCGGCTCCGGCTCCCCCACCGGCTGCAAGCTGAACGGCGCCTCCTGTGACGGCGGCTCCGTTCCCGGGGACAACCCGCCCTCCGCCCCCGGCACCCCGACCACCAGCGACGTCACCGACACCTCGGTGAAGCTCAGCTGGAGCGCGGCCACCGACGACAAGGGCGTCAAGAACTACGACGTCCTGCGGGACGGCGCGAAGGTCGCCACGGTCACCGGCACCACGTACACCAACACCGGTCTGACCGCGGGCACCGACTACTCCTACGCCGTGCAGGCCCGGGACACCGGGGACCAGACCGGCCCGGTCTCCGGCTCCGTCTCCGTGCGCACCACCGGTGGCGGCGGCCAGCAGCCCGGCGGCGACAAGGTCAACCTGGGCTACTTCACCAACTGGGGCGTCTACGGACGCAACTACCACGTCAAGAACCTGGTGACGTCCGGCTCGGCCGCCAAGATCACGCACATCAACTACGCCTTCGGCAACGTGCAGAACGGCAAGTGCACCATCGGTGACGCGTACGCCGACTACGACAAGGCCTACACCGCCGCCCAGTCCGTCGACGGCGTCGCCGACACCTGGGACCAGCCGCTGCGCGGCAACTTCAACCAGCTGCGCAAGCTGAAGGCCAAGTACCCGCACATCAAGGTCCTCTGGTCGTTCGGCGGCTGGACCTGGTCCGGCGGCTTCGGCCAGGCCGTCCAGAACCCCGCCGCCTTCGCCCAGTCCTGCTACGACCTGGTCGAGGACCCCCGCTGGGCCGATGTCTTCGACGGCATCGACCTGGACTGGGAGTACCCCAACGCCTGTGGTCTGAGCTGTGACACCAGCGGACCGGCCGCGATCAAGACCATGGCCGACGCGATGCGCGCCAAGTTCGGCCCGAACAACCTGGTCACCGCCGCCATCACCGCGGATGCCTCCGACGGCGGCAAGATCGACGCCGCCGACTACGCGGGAGCTGCCAAGTCCTTCGACTGGTACAACGTGATGACGTACGACTTCTTCGGCGCCTGGGCGAAGCAGGGCCCGACGGCCCCGCACTCCCCGCTGACCTCGTACGCCGGCATCCCCCAGGCGGGCTTCAACTCCGCCGACGCGATCGCCAAGCTGAAGGCGAAGGGCGTCCCGGCCAAGAAGCTGCTCCTCGGCATCGGCTTCTACGGCCGCGGCTGGACCGGCGTCACCCAGTCCGCCCCCGGCGGCACGGCGACCGGAGCGGCCTCGGGCACGTACGAGGCGGGCATCGAGGACTACAAGGTCCTCAAGAGCTCCTGCCCGGCGACCGGCACCATCGCCGGCACCGCGTACGCCCACTGCGGCACCAACTGGTGGAGCTACGACACCCCGGCCACCATCGGCACCAAGATGGCCTGGGCCAAGAACCAGAACCTGGGAGGCGCGTTCTTCTGGGAGTTCTCCGGTGACACCGCCAACGGCGAACTGGTGAGCGCGATGGACAGCGGTCTGCAGTAGATCCCCCCGCCGTAACGCGAAGCACCACCCCGGAAAGACACCGGGGAGACGGGTCCGCCCCCCGTCTCCCCGGTTTTTCGCTGTGTGCGGCTCGGTACGCGCTCCGCCGCGCCACGGTCGTCCTGCCCCGCGACTCCGTCCCGGGCGGGAACCCCCATCCAGCGGGGCGGCCGACCGGGGCGCGTCGCCCCTCCTCCGGACTGCGTCCGGGGAACGCCCGTCCAGCGGGGCTGCTGATCAAGCCACGCCGACCCTCCCCCAGGCTTCCTCCGGAGAGACCGCCCTCCAGCGGGGCTGCCGATCAGGCCGCATTGCCCCCGGCTTCGTCCGGAGGGACCCCCTTCAGCGGGGCTACCGATCAGGCCACATTGACCCGCTGGCCGGGCGGTGCCGCCTCCAGCCAGGCCAGGAAGCCGGTGAGGGCGTCCTCGCTCATCGCCAGCTCCAGGCGCGTCCCCCGGTGGAGACAGCCGAGCACGACGGAGTCGGACAGCAGGGCGAGCTCCTCCTCGCCCTCCGGCATCCGGCGGGCGATCACCTCGATCGCAGAACGCTCCAGGCCCCGGCGGGGGCGAGGAGCGTAGGAGAAGACACGGAACCAGTCGACGCGGTCACCGCTGTAGCGGGCGACCCCGTACACCCAGCC is a genomic window of Streptomyces sp. YPW6 containing:
- a CDS encoding response regulator transcription factor, whose amino-acid sequence is MTIRVLVAEDQAAVRAGLVLILSSAPDIEVAGEAGDGEEAVRLAAELRPDLVLMDVQMPRLDGVSATRQVVARELADVLVLTTFDLDEYVFGALRAGAAGFLLKNTDARELLEAVRTVARGEGLIAPAVTRRLIAEFAGAGTGTGAAGGGVRERSTVDPAVLEALEALTRREREVLGCLGEGLSNAEIALRLSMAEATVKTHVSRLLGKLKLRSRVQAAVLAQELGI
- a CDS encoding glycoside hydrolase family 18 chitinase; amino-acid sequence: MPGVSGRSKVVAGLTALVVPLAAMVGLATPASAAASATATYTKKSDWGSGFEGQWTVKNTGTTALSSWTIEWDFPSGTSVGSAWDASVTSSGTHWTAKNLSWNGTVAPGASVSFGFNGSGSGSPTGCKLNGASCDGGSVPGDNPPSAPGTPTTSDVTDTSVKLSWSAATDDKGVKNYDVLRDGAKVATVTGTTYTNTGLTAGTDYSYAVQARDTGDQTGPVSGSVSVRTTGGGGQQPGGDKVNLGYFTNWGVYGRNYHVKNLVTSGSAAKITHINYAFGNVQNGKCTIGDAYADYDKAYTAAQSVDGVADTWDQPLRGNFNQLRKLKAKYPHIKVLWSFGGWTWSGGFGQAVQNPAAFAQSCYDLVEDPRWADVFDGIDLDWEYPNACGLSCDTSGPAAIKTMADAMRAKFGPNNLVTAAITADASDGGKIDAADYAGAAKSFDWYNVMTYDFFGAWAKQGPTAPHSPLTSYAGIPQAGFNSADAIAKLKAKGVPAKKLLLGIGFYGRGWTGVTQSAPGGTATGAASGTYEAGIEDYKVLKSSCPATGTIAGTAYAHCGTNWWSYDTPATIGTKMAWAKNQNLGGAFFWEFSGDTANGELVSAMDSGLQ
- a CDS encoding DUF2550 domain-containing protein gives rise to the protein MVLALWVGLSVVVMVLLGLFVFGLRRRLIQRSGGTFDCSLRWDVSEEPDSLGKGWVYGVARYSGDRVDWFRVFSYAPRPRRGLERSAIEVIARRMPEGEEELALLSDSVVLGCLHRGTRLELAMSEDALTGFLAWLEAAPPGQRVNVA